In Leptospira stimsonii, the genomic stretch AGTAATACGCTGTCTTCGGAAAGTTCCTCTCTTCAAAGCTTGCTCGATTTGGATCCGGAAATCTTTCCTTCGTTTTTAGAATCTCTCCCGTATTAGGATCCACGTTCCAAGTCGGGTTGCAATACTGGTCCGCTGCCTCGTGGTTTAATTGAAACTCCATCCGATTCCAGATAGGCCAGGCACATTCTTCGCCCACTTGATGCTTCTTGTCATAGATTCGAACAAAACATTTACTCCGACGAAATGAACCGATATAGATTGTGTAACCGTTGCCTGTCTTGTGATCTCCGAATATACTTTCAGAAGAATTACCTTTCCCAAAACTCTCGTATTTACTGTATCCGCGAAACCGAGTCGAGACTTCCTTTCTCTTTAACTTTTCGTAGATCAAGGGAAGGTTTAAATAACCTTCGTAATCATCTTGGGCAAGGTCAATTCGAGTGAACTTTCCTTTGTGTTGAATTGCTCCCCGGATTAACTTTCCCAAACTCGTTTGAGAGGAATCGAATTGATACAAGGCCTTCGAGGATAGAGATACATACACCTTTTGGTTTCTCTTTTCCGGGGAATACGCGCCAAATACCCCGCCACTCGTCCGAAAAGTATTCGTATACCCTGAAAATCCCTTCTCTTCGGGTCTTAGTTCCCCAAATACCGATTCAAGCCAAGTCCAGCTTGCATCCGTATATTCCACCGTAAAAGACAGCCAGTCCACAAACGGCTTCTTGAGTTCCTCTGGCACAGTGATGGTTTGTTCCCGAAAGTGTTTTGGTTCCATAGAATGCGGTCTTCTCCCTCTGTACACTCTAGGATTTTTTTAAGTTTTGTCATTAGCAGGGGGGTGTTACTCTCCCCCCTCCGTCCCGACGTTTCCGTCGGGATCGTCTTTAGAGAAAAGTTCCAAAGATCGGGGTTTCAAGTTGAGAGGCTCCGCATTTGGAGCGCAATGTAGTAAGGCGGGACGTTAGTTTCTTTCCCTTAGCATGAAGAGATATTGAGGAAAGTCTCACTCGAACGAAAAAACTCTGCAACTCGTTTTTTCGAGAGCAAGGCTCTAAAGTTCCACATAGGTTCCACTTTTGAAACTTTTTTTGATTCCAACTCCAAATTGAGGAGATTTTCGAATTCAGTTTTCATTTCTGAGATTTCAACCAAATCCTCGCGGA encodes the following:
- a CDS encoding replication initiation factor domain-containing protein, with the protein product MEPKHFREQTITVPEELKKPFVDWLSFTVEYTDASWTWLESVFGELRPEEKGFSGYTNTFRTSGGVFGAYSPEKRNQKVYVSLSSKALYQFDSSQTSLGKLIRGAIQHKGKFTRIDLAQDDYEGYLNLPLIYEKLKRKEVSTRFRGYSKYESFGKGNSSESIFGDHKTGNGYTIYIGSFRRSKCFVRIYDKKHQVGEECAWPIWNRMEFQLNHEAADQYCNPTWNVDPNTGEILKTKERFPDPNRASFEERNFPKTAYYYLKFLEPTYKQKLNGLGHVYLEEKHKRHWSVCDWWTDFLKVSEGQSIGLPKNETGLEEIENWLSSQVSGSFYLLTSVYGERYVEELLEVGKEKFERNKKYQNLLKQGRENRSKTSKNFPDEVPF